In Eupeodes corollae chromosome 3, idEupCoro1.1, whole genome shotgun sequence, a single genomic region encodes these proteins:
- the LOC129950712 gene encoding serine/threonine-protein kinase Nek5-like yields MNLENSGFHVLKLLGEGTFGKVFLAETANHRHPVCVKQIVMQNPSTELKMIREEVYIISQLKHPRIIKFLQSFVQGEVVNIIMEYASGGTMRTIIENNLKKPLTQSELLAYFCDMLSGLEYLHIRHVIHRDLKPENILIDKNNRIKIADFGIALIHSSHAKKMDALGTPYYLAPEILRGYTCDFKADIWSLGCILYEMCTGCGPFSFAETMSELRAMVLHSSSAFYHCQKMELYYGKMWSGLCERMLTYDRTQRIPLPEIVKFNPTITLYFYNLYFDYSY; encoded by the coding sequence atgaatctCGAAAACTCAGGTTTCCATGTGCTGAAACTCCTTGGCGAGGGTACATTTGGCAAAGTTTTCTTAGCCGAAACTGCAAACCATCGTCATCCGGTTTGTGTGAAACAAATCGTAATGCAAAACCCCTCGACCGAACTAAAAATGATCCGTGAAGAAGTCTACATCATCTCTCAGCTCAAACATCCTCGCATAATAAAGTTCCTGCAGTCGTTTGTCCAAGGAGAAGTCGTCAACATCATAATGGAATACGCCTCAGGGGGGACAATGCGAACAATAATCGAAAATAACCTCAAAAAGCCGCTCACCCAAAGCGAACTTCTCGCCTACTTCTGTGATATGCTGAGTGGCTTGGAATACCTTCACATTCGCCACGTTATCCATCGCGACTTGAAGCCCGAGAATATTTTGATCGATAAAAATAATCGTATTAAAATTGCTGACTTTGGCATTGCCCTGATTCATTCGAGTCATGCCAAGAAGATGGATGCCCTTGGAACACCATACTACCTGGCTCCAGAGATATTGAGGGGTTATACGTGTGACTTTAAGGCGGACATTTGGTCGCTGGGgtgtattttgtatgaaatgtgCACGGGGTGTGGTCCGTTCAGCTTTGCCGAGACTATGAGTGAATTGAGAGCAATGGTATTGCATAGCTCTTCGGCATTTTATCACTGCCAGAAGATGGAGCTGTACTACGGGAAGATGTGGTCGGGGCTTTGCGAGAGAATGCTGACCTATGACCGAACGCAAAGGATACCATTGCCTGAAATTGTTAAGTTTAATCCAACGATtacattgtatttttataatttgtattttgactATTCATACTGa